A portion of the Acidisarcina polymorpha genome contains these proteins:
- a CDS encoding methyltransferase domain-containing protein, whose amino-acid sequence MSSSAQLDFSRRVSPRELPEWLDGDCSYEDFRDCMRSLENVNRWLLGYRPTLAWLERLPLGLSGPTHIVDVGSGGGDYLRRIAAWARRRGIAVRLTGIDVNPYAARTAADSTPKELGITWVTGDAMLYRPEKPIDIVVSSLMTHHLEDDEILTLLRWMEATVQVGWFINDLERAAWSSRLFGWGPWHRIVRHDGPISFRRAFREEDWLGLLAAADIPQEAATVERWRPGRLCVGRRR is encoded by the coding sequence ATGTCGTCTAGCGCACAGCTCGACTTCAGTAGGCGGGTTTCTCCGCGTGAGTTACCGGAGTGGCTGGATGGCGACTGTAGTTATGAGGATTTCCGCGACTGCATGCGCAGTCTGGAAAACGTAAATCGTTGGCTGCTGGGTTATCGGCCAACGCTGGCCTGGCTGGAGCGTCTACCGCTCGGACTGAGTGGGCCTACGCACATCGTCGATGTCGGCAGTGGCGGAGGCGACTATCTGCGGCGGATTGCAGCCTGGGCTCGGCGAAGGGGCATCGCTGTCCGGTTGACGGGCATCGACGTGAATCCTTATGCGGCGCGTACCGCCGCCGACTCAACCCCTAAGGAGCTCGGAATCACATGGGTGACCGGTGACGCGATGTTGTACAGGCCGGAGAAGCCGATCGATATCGTGGTCAGTTCACTCATGACACATCATCTGGAGGACGACGAGATCCTCACGCTGCTGAGGTGGATGGAAGCGACGGTGCAGGTAGGTTGGTTTATCAATGATCTGGAGCGGGCTGCCTGGAGTTCTCGATTATTTGGGTGGGGGCCGTGGCACCGGATTGTGCGGCATGATGGACCAATATCGTTCCGGCGGGCCTTCCGAGAGGAGGATTGGCTAGGGCTGCTGGCGGCGGCTGATATTCCCCAGGAGGCAGCAACGGTGGAACGTTGGCGGCCGGGACGGTTGTGCGTTGGGCGGCGGAGGTGA
- a CDS encoding DUF2306 domain-containing protein, which translates to MASSTLSTPSAGRSRFKAALWIFLGVTTLFVFITSEVLLLTDYPMYHAYRLQVIADRGLLIPHTLCGTFALLTGPLQFSTRFRQRHLKLHRVLGRMYFVSVIIGAFSGIALANGRPGLPGTSMQGAAWIVCTTAAVIAARNRQISVHRQWMARSYAVTFTFVSSRVLNLVPAYWSHLGDVLSAVGVIAFTLVSILLVDLGLNWHELTSRRN; encoded by the coding sequence ATGGCATCTTCCACTCTATCTACACCGAGTGCCGGCCGCTCTAGATTCAAAGCGGCTCTCTGGATCTTTCTTGGTGTGACGACGCTCTTTGTCTTCATCACGTCAGAGGTCCTTCTCCTCACCGATTACCCGATGTACCATGCTTATCGCCTGCAGGTCATAGCCGACCGCGGACTCCTCATCCCGCACACGCTTTGCGGAACCTTTGCACTGCTGACCGGCCCTCTGCAGTTCTCGACGCGCTTTCGGCAGCGCCACCTGAAGCTCCATCGGGTGCTAGGGCGCATGTACTTCGTCTCAGTGATTATTGGCGCCTTTAGCGGGATTGCCCTTGCTAACGGGCGTCCGGGGCTGCCAGGAACGTCTATGCAGGGCGCTGCCTGGATCGTCTGCACTACCGCGGCCGTGATCGCCGCGCGGAACCGCCAGATTTCTGTGCATCGCCAGTGGATGGCCCGCTCCTACGCGGTGACGTTTACCTTTGTCTCCAGCCGCGTACTCAATCTGGTTCCCGCCTACTGGAGCCATCTTGGCGACGTACTGTCGGCGGTTGGCGTGATCGCTTTCACCCTGGTTTCCATTCTTCTGGTTGACCTCGGCCTCAACTGGCACGAACTCACCTCACGTCGTAACTGA